One Triticum dicoccoides isolate Atlit2015 ecotype Zavitan chromosome 5B, WEW_v2.0, whole genome shotgun sequence genomic window carries:
- the LOC119311976 gene encoding kinesin-like protein KIN-8B translates to MPTIRAPASRQTATLQVAVKCRPLTDNERRRSRHIIQVIDDKNVAVLDPDISKGYLDLIQNRTKEKRYSFDHVYVPGCSNTDVYKNISPTVLGVVQGLNVTVFAYGSTGSGKTYTMVGSRNDPGLMVLSFRTIFDQIKKDDSSDTFEVSCSYLEVYNEVIYDLLEKSSGHLELREDPEHGIIVAGLRRIKVHSADKILELLNIGNSRRKTESTEANATSSRSHAVLEITVRRKQKGKYGSQVLRGKLALVDLAGSERATETNNFGQKLRDGANINRSLLALANCINALGKQNKKGLAYVPYRNSKLTRILKDGLSGNSRTVMIATISPADDQYHHTTNTLKYADRAKEIKTHVHKNIGTIDNHVEDYQRMIENLQGEVSQLKKELADKEHQLSVKPTEKAADNELSWLNVLSQETGENVQERINLQKALFELEETNKRNRMELQHLDSAIARPQVNEKDYTVLQALTSRRQVILDNIRDNDEAGAGYRKDIELNESRRRQLQDMIEEATSNNGNRTYLQILSQYRLLGMNNAELQIEMAMRDQVIHNQRESLRSLWNILYGTGLNQKQILKLAAKQGLTVEGCPLPSSSPDVSTPHGRLPPFMSFPSPQSQSSSSPSSCFFQQGFSTMSVLKNQHETPTICRQEHLSSYYMMSGCSPYVGDGKQWASGGSTPYHSTPETKSERSPCSGELRTPYSGIEGFSRQRKDSCSRES, encoded by the exons AGGAGAAAAGATACAGCTTCGATCACGTGTACGTGCCTGGATGCTCCAACACG GACGTTTATAAGAATATTTCTCCCACAGTTTTGGGTGTAGTTCAAGGCCTTAATGTGACAGTCTTTGCCTATGGATCTACTGGAAG TGGCAAAACATATACAATGGTTGGAAGCCGGAATGATCCTGGTCTTATGGTTCTTAGCTTTCGCACAATCTTTGATCAAATAAAAAAAGATGATAGTTCAGATACATTTGAAGTCTCATGTTCATATCTGGAAGTATACAATGAG GTTATCTATGATTTGCTTGAGAAATCCTCGGGTCACCTGGAGCTTCGTGAGGACCCCGAGCATGGCATAATAGTCGCTGGTTTAAGAAGAATTAAG GTCCATTCAGCAGATAAGATCCTTGAACTCTTGAACATAGGCAACAGCAGACGCAAGACAGAGAGCACGGAAGCAAACGCAACTTCTTCGCG TTCACATGCTGTACTGGAAATTACTGTAAGACGCAAGCAGAAAGGAAAATATGGTAGTCAAGTTCTTCGTGGAAAGCTTGCCTTGGTTGATCTTGCGGGCAG TGAGAGGGCTACTGAAACGAACAATTTTGGCCAAAAGCTTAGAGATGGAGCCAACATTAATCGGTCACTTCTAGCATTAGCGAATTGCATCAATGCCCTCGGCAAGCAAAATAAGAAAGGTCTAGCATATGTTCCATATCGCAACAG CAAATTAACTCGAATTCTGAAGGATGGTCTCTCTGGTAATTCTCGAACTGTCATGATTGCCACAATATCACCAGCTGATGATCAGTATCATCACACTACCAATACACTCAAGTATGCGGACCGTGCTAAGGAGATAAAAACACATGTTCAT AAAAATATTGGAACGATCGACAATCATGTTGAAGACTACCAAAGGATGATAGAGAATCTCCAG GGTGAGGTTTCTCAGTTGAAAAAAGAATTAGCTGATAAGGAGCATCAATTAAGTGTAAAACCTACTGAAAAGGCTGCAGATAATGAACTATCTTGGCTAAATGTCTTGAGCCAAGAAACTGGCGAGAATGTTCAAGAACGTATAAATCTACAGAAAGCACTGTTTGAACTTGAAGAAACCAACAAGCGTAACCGGATGGAGCTCCAACATCTTGACAGTGCAATTGCAAGACCACAG GTGAATGAGAAGGATTATACAGTTTTGCAAGCCTTAACATCAAGGAGGCAAGTTATTCTTGACAACATCCGTGACAATGACGAAGCTGGTGCTGGCTACAGAAAG GATATTGAACTGAATGAGAGTCGTAGGCGTCAGCTCCAAGATATGATCGAGGAGGCTACCAGTAACAATGGGAACAGGACTTACCTGCAGATTCTCAGCCAATACAGGCTTCTT GGAATGAATAATGCTGAGCTTCAAATTGAGATGGCTATGCGGGACCAAGTAATACATAACCAGAGGGAATCTCTAAGGAGCCTTTGGAACATTCTATATGGAACAGGGCTAAACCAGAAACAGATTCTGAAGTTGGCTGCTAAGCAAGGCTTAACTGTAGAAGGCTGCCCTTTGCCTAGCTCGAGCCCTGATGTTTCTACGCCCCATGGAAGGCTGCCACCATTCATGTCGTTTCCTAGTCCACAGTCACagtcttcttcttctccatctAGTTGCTTTTTCCAACAAGGTTTCAGCACCATGTCTGTTCTCAAAAATCAACACGAGACGCCTACCATCTGTAGGCAGGAACATCTCAGCTCGTACTACATGATGTCTGGCTGCTCGCCTTATGTGGGTGATGGAAAACAATGGGCGAGTGGCGGGTCAACGCCATACCATTCAACCCCAGAGACGAAAAGCGAGCGATCGCCCTGCAGCGGCGAGCTTCGCACCCCATATTCTGGAATCGAAGGTTTCAGCAGGCAAAGGAAG GATTCGTGCTCTAGAGAAAGTTAG